Genomic DNA from Candidatus Effluviviaceae Genus V sp.:
CCCCTGAACAGCTGGCCGGACAACGTGAACCTCGACAAGGCGCGCCGGCTCCTGTGGCCGATCAAGCAGAAGTACGGCCGGAAGATCTCCTGGGCCGATCTCATGATCCTCGCGGGCAACTGCGCGCTCGAGTCGATGGGTTTCAAGACCTTCGGGTTCGCCGGCGGACGGGAGGACCTCTGGGCGCCCGAGGAGGACGTCTACTGGGGCTCCGAGCACGAGTGGCTTGCCACGAGCGACAAGCCCGATAGCCGCTACAGCGGCGACCGCGACCTCGAGAACCCGCTCGCCGCGGTCCAGATGGGGCTCATCTACGTGAACCCGGAGGGCCCGGACGGCAACCCGGACCCGGTCGCGTCCGGCCGCGACGTCCGCGAGACGTTCGCCCGGATGGCCATGAACGACGAGGAGACCGTCGCGCTCGTCGCCGGCGGCCACACGTTCGGGAAGTGCCACGGCGCGGGCGACCCGTCGCACGTGGGTCCGGAGCCGGAAGCCGCCCCCATCGAGGAGCAGGGCCTTGGCTGGAAGAGCAGCTACGGCGCAGGCAAGGGCGGCGACACGATCAGCAGCGGCATCGAGGGCGCCTGGAAGCCGAGACCGACGAAGTGGGACATGGGGTACCTCAGGGTCCTCTTCAAGTACGAGTGGGAGCGCGTCAAGAGCCCTGCCGGAGCGCACCAGTGGCTGGCGAAGGACGTGGCCGACGAGGACATGATCGTCGACGCCCACGACCCGACGAAGAAGCATCGGCCGATGATGACCACGGCCGACCTGTCGCTCCGCTTCGACTCAATCTACGAGCCGATCGCGCGACATTATCTCAAGCACCCGGAAGAGTTCGCGGACGCCTTCGCCCGCGCGTGGTTCAAGTTGACCCATCGCGACATGGGGCCGCGCTCGCGCTACCTCGGCCCGGAGGTCCCGGAGGAGGATCTCATCTGGCAGGACCCGGTGCCCGAGGTCGATCACGAGCTCATCGACGAAGAGGACGCAGCCGCGCTCAAGGAGAAGATCCTCGCCTCCGGTCTGTCGGTCCGGGACCTGGTCACGACCGCCTGGGCGTCGGCCTCCACGTTCCGCGGCTCCGACATGCGCGGCGGCGCGAACGGCGCGCGCATCCGTCTGGCGCCGCAGAAGGACTGGGAGGTCAACGAGCCCGAGAAGCTCAGGAACGTGCTCGAGACCCTCGAGGGCATCCAGAAGGAATTCAACAAGCCGCAGTCCGGCGGGAAGAAGGTCTCGCTCGCTGATCTCATCGTCCTGGGCGGTTGCGCGGGTGTCGAACAGGCGGCCCGGAACGCCGGGCACGAGGTGACGGTTCCGTTCACGCCGGGACGCACGGACGCGTCGGCGGAGCAGACCGACGTGGATGCTTTCGCCGTTCTCGAGCCGTGTGCGGACGGGTTCAGAAACTACCTCA
This window encodes:
- the katG gene encoding catalase/peroxidase HPI, coding for MTKESRCPVTGKRGAHMAGGGTKNQDWWPNQLNLRILHQHPPMSSPMGEEFDYASEFKKLDYEALKNDLYALMTDSQNWWPADYGHYGGLFIRMAWHSAGTYRMGDGRGGAGGGNQRFAPLNSWPDNVNLDKARRLLWPIKQKYGRKISWADLMILAGNCALESMGFKTFGFAGGREDLWAPEEDVYWGSEHEWLATSDKPDSRYSGDRDLENPLAAVQMGLIYVNPEGPDGNPDPVASGRDVRETFARMAMNDEETVALVAGGHTFGKCHGAGDPSHVGPEPEAAPIEEQGLGWKSSYGAGKGGDTISSGIEGAWKPRPTKWDMGYLRVLFKYEWERVKSPAGAHQWLAKDVADEDMIVDAHDPTKKHRPMMTTADLSLRFDSIYEPIARHYLKHPEEFADAFARAWFKLTHRDMGPRSRYLGPEVPEEDLIWQDPVPEVDHELIDEEDAAALKEKILASGLSVRDLVTTAWASASTFRGSDMRGGANGARIRLAPQKDWEVNEPEKLRNVLETLEGIQKEFNKPQSGGKKVSLADLIVLGGCAGVEQAARNAGHEVTVPFTPGRTDASAEQTDVDAFAVLEPCADGFRNYLKKKYSVPAEELLLDRAQLLALTAPEMTVLVGGMRVLGANVGGSQHGVFTERPGTLTNDFFVNLLDMGTVWKPVSEDGDTFEGRDRSTDELKWTGTRVDLVFGSNSQLRAISEVYASEDARDTFVRDFIEAWDKVMNLDRFDLERL